The DNA window GTTATAAAATGATAAATTGCGATAAAAATAAATCCTAACGGAATAAGGATAGAATACCAGATGCTTACCCTTCTCAGCATCGGCATGTACTTCGGATGTCTCGCTCCAAGGGACTGGAAAGAAGACTGGAACCCGTGAGACAAGTGAAGCCCTAAAAGCACAAATGAAATCACATATAAAACTACTCTCCACACATCCGCAAATTTTGCATGAAGATCTCCCCAGAATCTGGACTCCTCAATCGGAAGACCGTTCACATACTTGTAATTCATTTCGTGAAACCAGAAATCATACATGTGCAGTACCAGGAATGCAAGGATAACCGCTCCGGAAAGGATCATGTTACGGGAAGACCATGATGAGTTATCAGATCCCCTGTTCATTGCATAATTGATAGGACGTGCTTTTTTATTTTTGATTTCCAGAACAAATCCCATTACAAAATGGTAAATCACAGCAAAGATCAGTACCGGCTGCATTATAAACTGGATAAGAGGATTATATCCCATGAACTGCGAAGCATTGTTGTAAGCCGTTTCACCGAAAACCGATAAAAGGTTGACTGCAAGGTGCATTACCAAAAAGATCAGCAAAAAAATAGCTGACAATGCCATAGCATACTTTCTACCTATTGTAGAACTCGTTAAACCTGCCATATAAGTTTAAATTTGAATTTCCACAAAATTAAGAAATGTTAATAACATCAAGAAGTGAGAAATCTCACAATTACCCAGTTTGTAATCTTTCTAAATAAGACCTAAAGTCTTCTGAATAAAGGGAAAACAAAAAAAATAAAATCCTAATTCAGAGGATAGATTTTACCTTTATAAGTGACTTGCTCTGCATCGGCAGGAAAAACTTTCACCACCACTTCATCGAGCCTTCTTGATGCGGTATAAGGATGGATGATATATCTCATGATATGTTCCTTATCTGATCCTTCTTTGATCCAGAAACAGGCTTTCGCTCCGTGCTTTACAGAAAATACTGTATTCTTATACAATCTGTGGACAAGAACCTCCTTACGCCGGTTCTCTGCAATGTTAAAAACAGTTCTGATCATCAGAAAAATAATGATTACGGTAATCATTCTGGCAGCATTCCTGTAATCAGGCTTAAGTACTGCATATCTCAACTGATACACTATAATGAAAAGCAGCAGCATTTCGATCAGGTTTAATGGAATGTCCTCAAGGAAAACATCTTTAAAGCCGGCAAACCAGTGAATGGTCCGGAGCAGCCAGCGGATTACAGTATCATAAATAACATTTAGAAAAGTAAAATCAAAACCCAGTGCTATGATTCCCGTCATGACAAATGAGAAAATAATAATTACCTCTGAAAACGGGACGATGACAAAATTAGCAATGATGGAGATGAAAGAAAACTGGTGAAAATAATAGAGCACAAGCGGCAGTGTGGCCAGCTGGGCGGCAATGGAAATAGAAACCGTATTGAATATAATCTTCTTGATGAAATGATCCTGCTTCGGGAAATACTGCAAGATCGGCCTGTTCAGCCAGAAAATCCCCAGAACCGCGGCAAAAGTAAGCTGAAAACCTACATCAAAAAGCTGTTGGGTATCTGTTATCAGGATGATAAAGGCAGATAAGGAAAGGGAATGCAGCAGATCCGGCTTCCGCTGCAACAGGACGTATATATAGTAGATGCTCAGCATAATGCAGGAGCGTACCACAGAATTCCCGAATCCTATAAAGGCAGCAAATATCCATATGAACACCAGGCTCAGCACAATCGCGTACTTCCTGAAAGAAGCCGGCACATAACGTGTCAGGATAATGTACACCACACCGAAAATGACGACGATATGAGTTCCTGAAATAGCGAGGAAATGCATCAGGCCGGACCGGTTGAAATCCTGAGCGGTAACGGCATCCGTTTCCGTACGGTCTGCCAGGATAATCCCTTTTAAAAATTCCCGGGTTGTTTTCGACAATCCTGCACGGTCGATCTTTTGCAGGACCTCAAGCCTTTTCTGTTGGATGGATTCTGTAAGACTTATATCTTTGCGCACCGCAGAAGATATCTCATCACGGATATAACATTGATACCTGATATTTTTCCGATTCAGGTAGCGGGCGTAATCAAACTGGAAATCTGATTTTGGCGATTCAGGCCTGCTGATGTATCCGCGGGCCTGGTAATAGTGGTTAAAGTCCAGCTCTTCATGATTTTTAGGAATATACAGCACGGCATTGAAAACTTTTGTTCCGGATTGCCCCTCAATCTCATACTTTCTATTTTTCCCGGTTGAATTAAGCTTTTTCGTAATCCTGAACACCACATTCGAGTGAGCGTTCAACCGGAAATCACCTTCAGAAAAAGCATGGATAAAATGTGCCGTAATCCCCGCTCCGAAGAATAACATACCCAATACATACGGCCTTAGCTTATGCAATACGTACAATGTTAAAAACTGAGCTGTAAATGCCAGAATACATACGCCTGCAATACTATAGACTACAGCATCTGATAAGGAGAATCTGTCCTGGAACAAGATGCCCAGGATGAAGCAGGTTCTCAATAAGCCTCGTCTGGGCTTCCATCAATTTTGTAAGCTGCTCCTGATTTTTCAAAATACTCTCTGTGATTTCTTTCGATTGAATATTAAAGATGGGATTATACTGATTTACAGCAGCA is part of the Chryseobacterium camelliae genome and encodes:
- a CDS encoding succinate dehydrogenase cytochrome b subunit, with translation MAGLTSSTIGRKYAMALSAIFLLIFLVMHLAVNLLSVFGETAYNNASQFMGYNPLIQFIMQPVLIFAVIYHFVMGFVLEIKNKKARPINYAMNRGSDNSSWSSRNMILSGAVILAFLVLHMYDFWFHEMNYKYVNGLPIEESRFWGDLHAKFADVWRVVLYVISFVLLGLHLSHGFQSSFQSLGARHPKYMPMLRRVSIWYSILIPLGFIFIAIYHFITQ
- a CDS encoding ComEC/Rec2 family competence protein gives rise to the protein MFQDRFSLSDAVVYSIAGVCILAFTAQFLTLYVLHKLRPYVLGMLFFGAGITAHFIHAFSEGDFRLNAHSNVVFRITKKLNSTGKNRKYEIEGQSGTKVFNAVLYIPKNHEELDFNHYYQARGYISRPESPKSDFQFDYARYLNRKNIRYQCYIRDEISSAVRKDISLTESIQQKRLEVLQKIDRAGLSKTTREFLKGIILADRTETDAVTAQDFNRSGLMHFLAISGTHIVVIFGVVYIILTRYVPASFRKYAIVLSLVFIWIFAAFIGFGNSVVRSCIMLSIYYIYVLLQRKPDLLHSLSLSAFIILITDTQQLFDVGFQLTFAAVLGIFWLNRPILQYFPKQDHFIKKIIFNTVSISIAAQLATLPLVLYYFHQFSFISIIANFVIVPFSEVIIIFSFVMTGIIALGFDFTFLNVIYDTVIRWLLRTIHWFAGFKDVFLEDIPLNLIEMLLLFIIVYQLRYAVLKPDYRNAARMITVIIIFLMIRTVFNIAENRRKEVLVHRLYKNTVFSVKHGAKACFWIKEGSDKEHIMRYIIHPYTASRRLDEVVVKVFPADAEQVTYKGKIYPLN